A stretch of the Xyrauchen texanus isolate HMW12.3.18 chromosome 20, RBS_HiC_50CHRs, whole genome shotgun sequence genome encodes the following:
- the matn3b gene encoding matrilin-3b — protein sequence MACFISTFVFSFFAFLMQTQGTYGPYGRNQYQNQLYADTFPVHRQRSHFTPSMPRQGNSINFGAHGFNHRFYGYHHHHHNPHHHHHRPPWKGPPFNNHHPVLPVRPVLPVQPVVPIPPRMLVASPAPTVPIPLTMVATLPPPPPTQTTTPLTPPTQTSTSPQPVTTPSGTTVPAEPTTDPAPAQLCKSRPLDLVFIIDSSRSVRPAEFEKVKIFLSEMVDSLEIGSDATRVALVNYASTVNIEFLLKKYFSKAEVKQAFSRIDPLSTGTMTGLAIKTTMEQVFTEDAGARPQKKKISKVAIIVTDGRPQDKVDEVAAAARASGIEIYAIGVDRAEMRSLKLMASQPLDEHVFYVETYGVIEKLTSKFRETLCGFDSCAIGHNCEHICVNNNASYYCKCREGYVLNSDEKTCSKQSNEEARGNLSENACMCEAQIAFQKRVHNSIQELNSRLDDITNRVQQFDHRRF from the exons ATGGCATGCTTTATTAGCACTTTCGTCTTTTCTTTCTTTGCGTTTTTAATGCAGACGCAGGGCACTTATGGCCCTTACGGACGGAACCAGTACCAGAATCAACTGTATGCGGACACGTTTCCTGTTCACCGGCAGAGATCGCATTTCACCCCCAGTATGCCTAGACAGGGAAACTCCATCAACTTTGGAG CTCATGGCTTTAATCACAGGTTTTACggctatcatcatcatcatcacaaccctcatcatcatcatcaccgaCCGCCCTGGAAGGGGCCTCCCTTTAACAACCACCATCCTGTCTTACCTGTCCGACCCGTCTTACCTGTCCAACCTGTTGTGCCCATACCACCCAGAATGCTAGTGGCATCACCTGCCCCAACAGTGCCCATACCACTCACCATGGTAGCCACCCTACCCCCACCACCTCCAACACAGACTACAACACCTTTAACACCTCCAACACAGACTTCAACCAGTCCACAGCCAGTCACTACCCCCAGTGGCACAACTGTCCCTGCCGAACCTACCACTGATCCAG CTCCTGCACAGCTTTGCAAGAGCCGCCCGCTGGACTTGGTCTTTATCATCGACAGTTCTCGTAGCGTTCGTCCTGCAGAGTTTGAGAAGGTCAAAATCTTCCTCTCTGAAATGGTCGACTCTCTCGAGATCGGATCAGATGCCACAAGAGTCGCCTTGGTCAACTATGCCAGCACTGTCAACATTGAGTTCCTCCTGAAAAAGTACTTCAGCAAGGCTGAGGTCAAGCAGGCATTCTCTCGTATAGATCCGCTGTCAACAGGAACCATGACTGGCCTGGCCATCAAAACCACCATGGAGCAGGTTTTTACAGAGGATGCAGGAGCCCGgcctcaaaaaaagaaaatctcaaaGGTGGCTATCATTGTGACCGATGGAAGGCCGCAGGATAAAGTTGACGAGGTGGCAGCAGCAGCAAGGGCTTCTGGGATTGAAATATACGCCATTGGCGTGGACAGAGCAGAAATGCGGTCTCTTAAACTGATGGCAAGCCAGCCTCTGGATGAGCATGTGTTCTATGTGGAGACATACGGTGTGATTGAGAAACTCACATCCAAGTTCAGGGAGACACTCTGTG GTTTCGACTCTTGTGCGATTGGGCACAACTGCGAACATATTTGTGTCAACAACAATGCTTCTTATTACTGCAAGTGCAGGGAGGGATATGTCCTCAACTCCGACGAGAAAACATGCTCTAAACAGTCCAACG AAGAGGCAAGAGGAAATCTGTCCGAGAATGCCTGCATGTGTGAGGCTCAGATCGCATTTCAGAAGAGGGTTCACAACAGCATTCAGGAGCTCAACAGCAG ACTAGATGACATCACCAACAGAGTGCAGCAGTTTGATCATCGCCGGTTCTAG